The Drosophila bipectinata strain 14024-0381.07 chromosome 3L, DbipHiC1v2, whole genome shotgun sequence region ACTCAAAACTGGCGTGTGTGACACATTTGTGATATTGGGAGTGTTTTGTGTGGCATATGTATAAataagctttttatttttggtgttgccttaaatatttaaaaataaagctttAGTAATGAAAAGATAAAAGGCTTACTAGTTTACACATGCACGAATTGAAAAGTTGAACAGTAGCGACAATGACCTTCAGATCGTAAAAACTGGTCTTACTTGTGCTCGTTGAAAAAAACATTTCGTCAACTGACTGGGAGCTAGCGGTCTTTTAAGAACTTATGTGTGTAGGAGACTTTTTAAAAGATGACgcacaaattttaaaaatactattaaaTATTATCGCAAAATGAGTCGTTCATACATACTTTCATAAGTTTTTACCATTTACATTAGcatgcatatatgtatgtctgtTATTTAAATGAGGAGTGGTGAGCAAACTCAATTTCCATAACATGCGTGGATTAGGCCCGAAACTCTGCCGCAGCGCACagtgacagtgtgagcactcttaaattttcttagaacctctctcatttgctcccaTTATGCCACATTTGAAAGAccaatcttaaaaaaaatgtttccactgagaaaaattttctctgAAATTTGGTTGGAACAAGTTTTCTCCTTGGATCCGGGTCAAGCAGCGATAAGGCGGCCCAAAGCTcgtgtttattttctttaatattgtTGCAATAAGATTGAAATTTGCTGAATAGGTTCATCACTAAATGAAATATTCCAGTAGTTAACTTACATGTGTAAACTAGTAAACCTTTTCTTTTCATTACTaaagctttatttttaaatattttagcaaaatcaaaaattaagagCTTGTTTATACATATGCCACACAAAACACTCCCAAATATCACTAAACTGTGTCACACACGCAAGTTTTGAGTGATTTTGGAAGAACAGACAATATGGCCAGTACAATACAATTTTGCTAAAATCAGAAATTAAATATcactgtctgtttctacgcgaactagtctctcagttttaaagctatcgacttgaaactttgcacacacccctctttcctttgcacgcagtatataagtcggaacggccgggatcggccgactaaatcctatagctgccatataactgattgatcaggcagaaatttttatttttggcagaaTAATACGAcacaccaaatttcataaggatcggtcgactatatcctatagctgcaataactgaacgatcggaagtgaccaaactttcgtatttttaaagatggGAAGCTGAATTTGGTAcatattttagttttggtcagtttatccggcctaccaaatttcataacgatcggtcgactttatcttatagctgccatataactgaacgatcggaaatggtttttggtagaaataccaactttggtattttagaagatagaagtttgggactttttttagattttgtattataataaattgggttatattattatattctcataaggatcggctaactatatccaatgtttgcgatacatatccggttttaactgcaagggtatatcaacttcggttccgcccgaagttagctttcctttccgttttattgtaataaattgtttatatagTGATATTcacataaggatcggccaactatgtCCAATTTTGGCAATATATATGcggtttaactgcaagggtatatcaactgcggttcctttcatgtttttattagttttctgTAATATTGTATGTACTTAGTTATAGCGACAGCGGTTTTGGTCGACGACGCATGTCTGGTCGGTTTGCGCATCTCTAATCGCTGCAGTCTTATCTGACCAGTGCATTATCGCGCTGTGCATTTGTTCGTACGAGCTTTGCGCATGTGCATTCGGCCTTGCTCCTTGCTCTCTCTTTCGCCCATGGTATGCGACCCCTTTATACAAATGCATTAGGTCACTGCTTAGCACCATAAAATGCTCTATCTGCGGATCGTCCGCtttcatctgcatacataataAATATACTTGTAAAAAGCTCCAATCAGACCACCGCCATCGACCGCTCCGCTCTCTAAATATAACCGCCATAATAGGAATTTAGTTGATCGCTTTGATTATTTATCGGGAACTGGGAAAATTGTCGGTACCGAAAACGCTCGGTAAATCAACAATACATTACATATTTTAACGTCAGGTCATACTTACATGAGAGATTGGTATTTGCACCCCTTTGCACGACTTCTACTTCACTTCGCCCCTACAAATTGTCccttaaaaatagtaaaatgtCATAGttcaataattaaaattattttatttacaagaCATATAAACGAGATGTTTATTTCTTACAGAATTCAACCACAATAGTTTAAAACCGAGCTTATGTTTGTAACGTATCATCGAGTTCTTCGTCCTTTACCACCGATTGTGTAGTTGCTCGTTTTGATACTTTTGTCACGACATCGTTTAATGATTCCCTAGCTCCAGACTCCAAAATTTCAGAAACTTTCAATAAAGTTATGTTGTCGGTTCTTAATCTTAAAATGGAAATAAGTGCCAATTCTGAGTTCGATTTTACATATCCATTTTTCTCTTTAGTTCCATTGACTAACATAGGAaccaaatatttcaaaacatCAAGATTAATTTGATCTGCagtcaaatttttcgaaagaTAAATACAGCTTTTTGCTACTAATTGCTTCACATCATTACTATTGTGATTCATTGCTCTAGCTAGCGCAACTATAATATTACATGGATTTTCAGAATTAGCTTTGAGACTGTACTCTAATAAATAAGCGGCTGCTCTAATAGCATTACAAGCAATTGGCACTTTTTCTGATCCAATATTTCCCAAAATATTTGCAGTAATTTTTGGATAAAGCGATGAAGTTAGTACTTGGTTAGGGCATTCTTTAAGGGCTACAAACAAAACAACCGTATGGCCATGTTTAACTTGCAAATCATTTACGTCATTTACTGCCAAAATTGAATTATTCAGAAAATCTTCTATTTGCAAATTTggtaaatatttcaacataGCTCCCAAGCAGCCTCCGACTGCATTGCGAGTGACATCCTCGGGATGCCCAATCATACTTAATAAAGtagaaaaaatttgtttttttattggttCGGACATTTTATCTCCGGAAGGGCTCACTATACTTCGAAGGGCATGCAACATTGTTTCCCTAACTGAAGAGTCATCTGAATTTTTAATTCCGTTGtgaatttcattaaataacGGATCAGCTCTGGCGTGTATTGCTACTAATTCAGAAAGAGCTTTTCCAGCTTTCATTCGTACATTCCGATTTTGGTCATTCAAAGCTTTAAGAAAAGTGGTCTGAAGTTGAGGtaaaaactgttttaaaataaCGCCAACTTTATGGAGCAAAATAGCCAATGTTTCCAATACAGCGGCTTTAACTGCTGCGTTAAAGCGATCTCCTAATATTCGAATCAGTGGACCAGTGATATGTACAACAGAAGGCTGTAGAGATTGggaatttgttaaaaaaataacttcgccaaggccttgagctgcattttctttttcttctggAAGCCCATTTAATATAGCTTCTCTAAAAATTGGTAACAAAGGCGTTATTCCCTTTGGCAAACAAAAACCTGGAAGCTCTGTTTCTTTTAATTCGCTAGCTGCAAATCTTACTGCTTGTCTAACATCAGAGACATGAGCAATTTGTTGAGTCGTACTGAGACCTTTAACTACAGCATTAAGTCCTTCCCACGACTTCTGCAAAATATCTCTATCTTTCTCAACCATTAATTTAAGTAAGCATCTAAAAAGTTGAGGAATATACTGTGAATAATCTCCTGGTGAATGTATGCAAAAAGCGGATAGCAAACTTGCTGTAGACTTTCGAGTACATAGATCGGATGAGTTTGAGGATATTAACAAGGTATCCATTATTGTACGAATTCCTGTTTCGTCTGTTACTGATAATATGACAGTTTGACAATAATCAATTTCTTGCTGCTCATGAGGAGTTCCGTAAGATTCCGATAAAGCTTCTAATAATGCAGATAAAATTTTGGGCAAAAACTTTGTTAATGCATCTCCAGCAACGGATACCAGAATAGATAAAGCTTTTGTATTAACGGGGGGACAGGTTAACTGGGGTACAAGATACGGCAAAACTACCCTTGATTTTATTGACATTACTTGTCTTAGGCCATCTAAAGTATTTTCTGCAACCAAAGGGTCTGGATCCGAAAGACCTTCTAGCATATAAGGCAAAATGTCATCTAATGCTCTGGATCCTACCGTGGTGTGTAAAGATTCAAATGTTTTTGCAGCTGCTTCTCTCACTTCAGGTAAGGGGTCTTGCAAAGCTTTTCGAACAGTAGGCACTAAACTATGAACAAATGTAAGGACCATTTCTTTAGATGTAGACGCCATTATTTCGGATAAGCCAATACAGACTCCTTGGCGTTGGTCAGGGTGATCTGAGTTTAATCCATTTTCAAGAATAGGAATGATTTCTGGTAGAACTCGCTCTCCGAGTTTTCTTACTAAATCGCCTAATGTTCGAGCTGCTACTTGTCTTTTGTCATAACTTGTACTTGCTAAACACCCTAAAAGTAAGCCAAATAGGGTTGGAAGGATTTCACGCAGGGTTCTGGGAGTATTTGTTACCACTACTTTCCATACATGTAAAGCAGCTTGACGAACCATTAACGAAACATCACTTCGTCCCATGTAAAGCCCAGATAATACTCTGTTTCTGCGCTCATCTCCCAAAAAACGAATAATAGCTGCATGAGAGTGTTCGGTCCCGAAATTATCGTCTTCACTAGCGGTTTCGGTTGTCATTTTTCCAGAAACTCCGGATATTCGATATAATAAATCGCCTAACAGCTGAACTGAACTATATCGTATTCGCCAATTATCATCAAACAATCCTTTTTCAAGCTCAGGAAGAAGAAGTGCCACAGCAGTTTCTGCATATAAATGAACAATTCTTTGACCTGCTTTTAGTGCAGTATCACGTACATATTCGCTTTCATCTGCCAACGCTTTTAAAATTGGATTAATTATTTGTCCGATATATGGTGTAAATTCATCTGGAAAAGCCCCTGGCATATATATAAACATCATTATGTATCCATCCTTTACATGCGGAGCAATGTCTACTCTTTCAGCTGTCGAAATAATTTCCGGCATAAGTTTATGCATTTTTTCTACGCCAAGGCCACCGACCACTTCAGAAAGACCTTGTGCTGCTCCACTACGGTCCACACTACTTGATTCGGACGTCAAAGTTTCCATTAACCATggcaataaattttcaaatgaGCTTTCCCCCATACCTTTAACCATTGCACCAAGGGCACGAGCAGATACAGCCCTTACTTCAGGAACGGGATCTAATAAAGATGCTTTAAGGCCCGGGATTATGCTTGGTAAATATGGTGATAAGTCTTTCGGATCCGTAAGCGAATACATATTTCCTATTATCTGAGCGGCCATTTTTCTTGTTTCTGTCGACCGATCCATAAAAGCTCTTTGAACCACTGGCATAATAAGCGCCAGTGAGGCTGCATCAATAAAGTGAacaaatttagtttttaataggCTTTGTAAACAATGAGATGTATTATTTGACGGGTCTTCAAGTGCGTCCAATAAAATAGGAACAATTTCTTGAATTTCAGGATTTTTTATGACAGAACCTATAACTTTCAGAGCTTCTGCGCCAGATTCTTGTACCTTTGTGTGAGAGTCGCCAAGAACTTCTATGAGCTTTGGAACGATACTTGGTAAACAGGACGAAAGTTGTTTTGGTGCACAAAACGCCATTGCTCCTAATAACTCAACTGAAGCTGTTTTTGTTCTCCATGAATCTTCATCAAGAGCTTCTAAAAGTGACGGAAGTACAAGCTTAACACCGTGTGCCGATAGCTTTCCCATAACTACTTTAGCAGTGTCATCAGCTGCTTGTCTTACATATTGGGAGGAATCTCCGAAGCATTGTAACAAATGTGGCAACACGTGAACTATATACGGTTCAAATAATCGACCAAGTGTATTACATAATACTTCAAATGCAAACAATGCTCCTTCTCGTGatctgtaattttttttttcctgaaTATAAGTAGTTAATTTGGACATTATATCTAATTGTTTTAAGGATAATATGCCTAATCCTTTGACGATTCCAGCTATGCCATAAGCAGCTCCACGTCGCTCACCATATTTTTCGGACTTTGCCAATGAATGCAAAAGTTTCTTAATCATAGCAGGAGCTTCATCTTTTACAGAAGGCATAAGATGTGGTAAACAGTTCGATACAGCTTCTTGAACTTGTTGGGAAGGAGTAGATAGCGCTGTCAATAATCTTTTAACAATGGGTTCAATTCTCTTATCATCCTTTTGCAAATGTCGTGCTAAAGAACCCATAAGAATAACAACTGCTTGACGAATGTTGTCAAAACTCTGAGACTTTGGAGCTTTGTCAAGAAAATCTTCGAAAACAGGTAACAGGTTTACTATGGTCTTACTACCGTGTATATCTACTATTTTCAATGCAGCTGCTAACATTTCTTTGTGGACAACATCCTCACGATCGCCAAGTCCCTGTGACACCATAAAATTCATTATAACATTAATGTCCTCAATAGATAAAATAGGTGCCATTTGGGAAAAAGTTATTGCGACACCTCTTCGTGGTTTCCATTGATCTTTAGCTGGTTCAGTTTCACGATCGAATTGATCTAATACCGGTGGTATAAGTGCCAATTTGTCattgtaaattttaaataatttcgttattacgcttttaattaaaatttcatcTTTAACTATTAGTGGCATTAATGATTCTGCAGCAGATTTCTGAATACATAGTTCTGAGTGCGTAATATCACTGATAATATCATCAACTGTTGGAAGAGGTAAGTTTGAACTATCCCATATGAAGGTGGCAAGATTCCGGTTAGTTTCAGATATATCAAATTTCGCAATCCAAAACCTTTTTATTACATGATTTTGAATGTCTCTATGCAATTTCAcaaaatcaaatattgatttttccattatttttaatgctttTAGGGCAATATTTCTTACAGAGTCCTTAGAAAATTGTAAAGCTTctaaaaatacattaattaTTTCACAATCCGCGTTTGTCCAGGAATCTGAGTTTTCTAAAGATTTGGCAACTGCTAAAATGGCAGAAGCCGATGGAATCTCTAATctactattttttttgaaaagatataataaaatttcaaacataCCCAATCTTGGTAAAAATTTTGGAGCACAAATGCTTATATGTTCAACTTGAGTGTGAGTATCTATTATTTGTATTCCTTTCAAAATAAGCTCACTATATAAGTCACTATTTAAAAATGATAACGCCCTTCGAAGAAACTCAAACGCATACGAAAATGAGGGTGAATCCAAAATATTACATTTAATTTGGTTTTCAAGATCACATAATAGGGCTTCAATTGATTtctgaatatttaaattagttgTTTCATCCTTTGTTACGAATTTTAGGTTTTGCAGTTCAATAGTGCTTAGCGCAATTGCTTGACCAAGTTCGGTATTAAATTGAAAACACAAAGTATGAAAGAATACGTAAAGATCTGTAAGAGCTTCGTGGCTTAGTGGACTAATGCTTGCTTCCAAAATATCATTTAATAAAGTGTGTAAGTGAATGGAAAtatgttttccattttcagtACATGCAGCTTTTAGCAGGCTTATTATtgcaattaaattttcatGCATTTGCTGAACCCGATTTTTTATTCGTAGTTCTTTCTCTGTTTGGTTTCTTATTTGTTCCTCTTGCTTTTGGGTAAGCTTAACTGTTTTAGTTTTTCCTtccttttcccttttttcgtcAATTTCTCGACGAAGCGCTATCTCTTCTAATTGTTCTTTGTAGCTGTAAACTTTATTTTCTCTTTTCACTCGAACCGTTTCATATTGTGAGTCTATATGAGGTATTACACTTTTGTCATATAATTCACCAGATGGTGTCATAAAAGTAAAGTATTCTTCTTTCGAAATAAGATAATTTTCAGAACGGCATAAATATCTCTTAATATGCATTATAATTAGTGGAACTATACAATTAGGACTTATACGCACCAATGTTGATATGACATTTTCATAGGCAGCACATGCTTGAAACTTATTTATGTATTCTTTAACAATGTAATCTTTTTGGCCCAATATGAAATTCTCCGGAATTAGCTCAAAATTACGTTGGATggttttttcccaaaaatatggATCGTATGATAATATTGCTGGATGGTGAGACACAAGCAACAACTCAATTGCTACCTCAACAGATTCTTCATGTGATATATTTTCTACATTGGATAAAACTTTTAAAGCATCAACATACGCTTCTAATGGAGTTCCAAATTGATCCGTGTAAAGGTCGCCTTCATTTTGAATGTTGCATAAATTGATCCGTTTTTGAAATTCACATAATGCCAAACTTTGAAATTGTGTTCCTTTAGATTTTCTCATGATTTCTTTGACATCTGCAACCGTAGAACTTCGAACTTTTGATGAATTACTGCACAAATTATTAACTAAGGTTCGTGCTAAGGGTTCTAAACTTCCTTTTAATTTGTCTGGGTAAAATCTAATCAACAGTTTTGCCATTAATGATAAATTACATAATGTCTCAGCAGGAGCCATGGTAGAAAACTTTTcattaaagaaaatttgtttgtttaaatCAAATACTGTTCCCCAAAAGCAGCTGTAGTTTTCCGACGGTTTTTCTAATATAAGAATAATACATGCGATACAAATTACTTCGGAGAACTGACTTAATTGCAAGGAATTCTGCATTGCTTTACTGTATAGTGAAATAAGATCTGATACAATGGTGTAATTATTGGTTATTGTGGCATTTTTGATTGATATTAAAAACCATTCAATATAGCTTTGCTTAACTATTTGAGTAATGTTTTTCTGTTGTATTCcagatttaaaaatatttaaaataacacTTGGTAACTCGTTCCTGAAGTTTTGAGTCCATAAACCAAACATTTCTAGTATGCAGCATAGTACTTTTTCTTGAGTCTCATTTTCAAGGGCTTTCCAAAAAAAGTTTACGGCTTCATTTAACATTTCAGGCCAGTGTCCTTGATCTATTTTGTTAAAACTTAAACAGCCTGCTCCCTAAAAGAAAAGTATACATAacattattatatttttaggtttatggtattatacaaaa contains the following coding sequences:
- the l(3)80Fj gene encoding stalled ribosome sensor GCN1, encoding MANEQLSSALRDLPGRALSVPIEERSILFQNVSAVLQNPGINSTIIKGICKVIATTLTKYKDVSSQRTVRELIVELARNHHDLTIEHMLNVFKALLFKEFASVSPQRSCKSSVIALGWISLLQKEANNNSNIYKTEKKRIIEYQSLFYQITLLSSYQRMTDAAAKILFEIWENKTIFEETLHTIFEMEATPNTTLILILMVEFDSKRNKQPMLKSHNTKISEYFVKSMISSKNKPDKCFIKACRPFVESFTQTDFDTIILPPLQRSVLRSPENVLESIGLIFDMVNFDCSRYAEKMGNVLIKNLYSISDVARREALESLKLISLKCSDWLIIKGLLENIFSVLNGSDGKINVVEYRLNILQGAGCLSFNKIDQGHWPEMLNEAVNFFWKALENETQEKVLCCILEMFGLWTQNFRNELPSVILNIFKSGIQQKNITQIVKQSYIEWFLISIKNATITNNYTIVSDLISLYSKAMQNSLQLSQFSEVICIACIILILEKPSENYSCFWGTVFDLNKQIFFNEKFSTMAPAETLCNLSLMAKLLIRFYPDKLKGSLEPLARTLVNNLCSNSSKVRSSTVADVKEIMRKSKGTQFQSLALCEFQKRINLCNIQNEGDLYTDQFGTPLEAYVDALKVLSNVENISHEESVEVAIELLLVSHHPAILSYDPYFWEKTIQRNFELIPENFILGQKDYIVKEYINKFQACAAYENVISTLVRISPNCIVPLIIMHIKRYLCRSENYLISKEEYFTFMTPSGELYDKSVIPHIDSQYETVRVKRENKVYSYKEQLEEIALRREIDEKREKEGKTKTVKLTQKQEEQIRNQTEKELRIKNRVQQMHENLIAIISLLKAACTENGKHISIHLHTLLNDILEASISPLSHEALTDLYVFFHTLCFQFNTELGQAIALSTIELQNLKFVTKDETTNLNIQKSIEALLCDLENQIKCNILDSPSFSYAFEFLRRALSFLNSDLYSELILKGIQIIDTHTQVEHISICAPKFLPRLGMFEILLYLFKKNSRLEIPSASAILAVAKSLENSDSWTNADCEIINVFLEALQFSKDSVRNIALKALKIMEKSIFDFVKLHRDIQNHVIKRFWIAKFDISETNRNLATFIWDSSNLPLPTVDDIISDITHSELCIQKSAAESLMPLIVKDEILIKSVITKLFKIYNDKLALIPPVLDQFDRETEPAKDQWKPRRGVAITFSQMAPILSIEDINVIMNFMVSQGLGDREDVVHKEMLAAALKIVDIHGSKTIVNLLPVFEDFLDKAPKSQSFDNIRQAVVILMGSLARHLQKDDKRIEPIVKRLLTALSTPSQQVQEAVSNCLPHLMPSVKDEAPAMIKKLLHSLAKSEKYGERRGAAYGIAGIVKGLGILSLKQLDIMSKLTTYIQEKKNYRSREGALFAFEVLCNTLGRLFEPYIVHVLPHLLQCFGDSSQYVRQAADDTAKVVMGKLSAHGVKLVLPSLLEALDEDSWRTKTASVELLGAMAFCAPKQLSSCLPSIVPKLIEVLGDSHTKVQESGAEALKVIGSVIKNPEIQEIVPILLDALEDPSNNTSHCLQSLLKTKFVHFIDAASLALIMPVVQRAFMDRSTETRKMAAQIIGNMYSLTDPKDLSPYLPSIIPGLKASLLDPVPEVRAVSARALGAMVKGMGESSFENLLPWLMETLTSESSSVDRSGAAQGLSEVVGGLGVEKMHKLMPEIISTAERVDIAPHVKDGYIMMFIYMPGAFPDEFTPYIGQIINPILKALADESEYVRDTALKAGQRIVHLYAETAVALLLPELEKGLFDDNWRIRYSSVQLLGDLLYRISGVSGKMTTETASEDDNFGTEHSHAAIIRFLGDERRNRVLSGLYMGRSDVSLMVRQAALHVWKVVVTNTPRTLREILPTLFGLLLGCLASTSYDKRQVAARTLGDLVRKLGERVLPEIIPILENGLNSDHPDQRQGVCIGLSEIMASTSKEMVLTFVHSLVPTVRKALQDPLPEVREAAAKTFESLHTTVGSRALDDILPYMLEGLSDPDPLVAENTLDGLRQVMSIKSRVVLPYLVPQLTCPPVNTKALSILVSVAGDALTKFLPKILSALLEALSESYGTPHEQQEIDYCQTVILSVTDETGIRTIMDTLLISSNSSDLCTRKSTASLLSAFCIHSPGDYSQYIPQLFRCLLKLMVEKDRDILQKSWEGLNAVVKGLSTTQQIAHVSDVRQAVRFAASELKETELPGFCLPKGITPLLPIFREAILNGLPEEKENAAQGLGEVIFLTNSQSLQPSVVHITGPLIRILGDRFNAAVKAAVLETLAILLHKVGVILKQFLPQLQTTFLKALNDQNRNVRMKAGKALSELVAIHARADPLFNEIHNGIKNSDDSSVRETMLHALRSIVSPSGDKMSEPIKKQIFSTLLSMIGHPEDVTRNAVGGCLGAMLKYLPNLQIEDFLNNSILAVNDVNDLQVKHGHTVVLFVALKECPNQVLTSSLYPKITANILGNIGSEKVPIACNAIRAAAYLLEYSLKANSENPCNIIVALARAMNHNSNDVKQLVAKSCIYLSKNLTADQINLDVLKYLVPMLVNGTKEKNGYVKSNSELALISILRLRTDNITLLKVSEILESGARESLNDVVTKVSKRATTQSVVKDEELDDTLQT